The DNA region ATGGTGGTTAAACCATCCAAAGCCCTTCAACCACAGACACTTAAGAGACGTAACCGATAGTTATTTGGGTTCTTATATCCGTAAGCTCTTCTTCTTACAAGGGAAGCTTTGTTATTAAAGCCCTCTAACCTCGCATTTGTTAGTCTTTTTCTAAAATAATTAAGGACTTCCTGCCTCCAATATTTGAGAGTATTTCCGAGTCTTTTCACTTCTTTAGTTTTAGACTCCCTAAATCTCTCAATCATTTTATCGATGGCCACAGATGCCTTTTCATACCCTTTTATACGATAAAAACACTGTAGGGCTTCTTTCGCATGATACATTTCATTGAGGTGTGGATGCTTTTTAAGG from Halobacteriovoraceae bacterium includes:
- a CDS encoding transposase, with the translated sequence LKKHPHLNEMYHAKEALQCFYRIKGYEKASVAIDKMIERFRESKTKEVKRLGNTLKYWRQEVLNYFRKRLTNARLEGFNNKASLVRRRAYGYKNPNNYRLRLLSVCG